Proteins encoded within one genomic window of Companilactobacillus zhachilii:
- the cydD gene encoding thiol reductant ABC exporter subunit CydD, producing MIDKRLFRLPGTKQLFLMLAGLTLLQAFVVLFQGKYLAEALVNSWEQKSLQTIIYPMVFFAIAFVLRHLFNWLNTKIVENYASKTSENIRSQLLEKVYVAGPEMISEEGTGNLVTSSLDGIDLIENYFKLIFTKLMNMSIIPPVLLVYIYMQNVASGITLTVIVPLVILFMIILGLAAQSKADAQYKQYTILSNHFLDALRGLPTLKMLGLSKRYAKNIYTVSDEYRRRTMNTLRIAILSTFALDWLTTLGIAILAVFLGLGLINNSFPLFPALVTLILAPEYFLPLRDFSNDYHATLNGKNALNAIFEILDRPSVAKDDTLTDFSWNQDSKVDVKNLQFTYQGSGEQAVSLDIDSLKLAGYQRVGVIGKSGSGKTTLIRTLGGFLVPDKADIKINDQSIPNFKQTNWQKKLTFLPQSPYLFAGSIAENIAFYRPKASMDEIKKAAHAAGLDDFLNTLNSGYDTQIGEGGRGISGGQQQRIMLARAFLADDRHVLIFDEPTAHLDIETEYALKKPMEQLFQNHLVIFATHRLHWIKEMDYVIVMDNGQIAEQGTPEELGRHNGAYSQLINNMRGDQL from the coding sequence ATGATTGATAAGCGTTTATTTCGCTTACCAGGAACAAAACAACTATTTCTAATGCTTGCAGGATTAACTCTCTTGCAAGCATTTGTTGTTTTATTCCAAGGTAAGTATTTAGCAGAAGCATTAGTAAATTCTTGGGAACAAAAGTCCTTGCAAACGATCATCTATCCGATGGTCTTTTTTGCGATAGCTTTTGTTCTACGACATCTTTTTAATTGGCTCAACACCAAAATAGTTGAAAATTATGCTAGTAAGACGTCGGAGAATATTCGGTCACAATTATTGGAAAAAGTATATGTTGCTGGTCCCGAAATGATTTCTGAAGAAGGAACCGGTAATTTGGTGACCTCTTCTCTGGACGGTATCGATTTAATTGAAAACTACTTCAAATTGATTTTTACCAAGTTAATGAATATGTCGATTATTCCGCCAGTTTTATTAGTCTATATTTATATGCAAAACGTGGCATCAGGAATTACTCTAACAGTGATTGTCCCCTTAGTAATACTCTTTATGATCATCTTAGGACTCGCTGCACAGTCAAAAGCAGATGCCCAGTATAAACAGTACACAATTCTATCAAATCACTTCTTAGACGCTCTTAGAGGCTTACCAACTCTAAAAATGTTAGGGCTAAGTAAACGCTATGCCAAAAATATCTACACTGTCAGTGACGAATATCGCCGTCGGACAATGAATACTTTACGGATTGCGATTTTATCGACTTTTGCTCTCGATTGGTTGACAACCTTAGGAATTGCGATTTTAGCAGTCTTCTTAGGCCTAGGCTTGATCAACAACAGTTTTCCGCTCTTTCCTGCTCTAGTTACTTTAATTTTGGCACCTGAGTACTTCCTACCTTTGCGTGATTTTTCCAATGATTACCACGCAACGTTAAATGGGAAAAATGCTTTGAATGCTATCTTTGAAATTTTAGACCGTCCTAGTGTCGCAAAAGATGACACACTAACAGATTTTTCTTGGAATCAAGATTCAAAAGTAGACGTTAAAAATCTTCAATTCACCTATCAAGGTTCTGGTGAACAAGCTGTCAGTCTAGATATTGATAGCCTCAAACTTGCAGGCTACCAACGTGTCGGCGTTATCGGTAAATCCGGTTCTGGTAAAACAACTTTGATCCGTACTTTAGGCGGTTTTCTGGTGCCTGATAAAGCCGATATCAAAATAAATGACCAGTCGATTCCTAACTTCAAGCAGACTAATTGGCAAAAGAAATTAACCTTCTTACCACAATCACCATATTTGTTTGCTGGCTCAATTGCTGAAAATATTGCCTTCTATCGTCCTAAAGCTTCAATGGATGAGATAAAAAAAGCCGCTCATGCGGCCGGTTTGGATGACTTTTTGAACACTTTAAATTCTGGCTATGACACACAGATTGGTGAAGGTGGCCGTGGCATTTCTGGTGGTCAACAGCAACGAATCATGTTAGCTCGGGCATTTCTAGCTGATGATCGTCATGTTTTAATTTTTGACGAACCAACAGCTCACTTAGATATCGAAACAGAATATGCTTTAAAGAAACCTATGGAACAGCTTTTCCAAAATCATCTCGTTATCTTTGCAACCCATCGGCTCCACTGGATCAAAGAAATGGATTATGTCATCGTTATGGATAATGGACAAATTGCTGAACAAGGTACTCCTGAAGAACTCGGGCGTCATAACGGTGCCTATTCTCAATTAATTAATAATATGCGAGGTGATCAACTATGA
- a CDS encoding polyprenyl synthetase family protein produces the protein MANTIWKSYPQLGEKLDLTTDYIHQAVKINNLDISSMIIDLTSGGKMLRPAFFLLFSDFGENKKTTAELIPLAASLEILHVATLIHDDVIDDSPLRRSQPTIHTKYGRRNAIYAGDYLFTLYFELISRNLTSNLDILRNALSMKKILVGELDQMLINFNVKATTEMYLHEISGKTAELFSLSAAMGAVVSGGDQDLIDRCKGIGHDIGMAFQIIDDILDFSNSTQTGKPAHEDLKNGVYSLPYILGLEAGNEQLVEVLSKAELTSTDDKMATNIVVDNGYLNQAKDIARSYTKRAIDELDKLPKNNSQKVLKAVVKRLVNRIK, from the coding sequence ATGGCGAATACAATATGGAAAAGTTATCCTCAGCTCGGAGAAAAGTTAGATTTAACGACTGATTATATTCATCAAGCAGTGAAAATCAACAATCTTGATATCAGTTCCATGATCATTGATTTAACTTCTGGTGGCAAAATGTTGCGTCCGGCCTTTTTCTTGCTGTTCAGTGACTTTGGGGAAAATAAAAAAACAACGGCTGAACTGATTCCGTTGGCGGCGTCGCTAGAAATTTTACACGTTGCAACGTTGATTCATGATGATGTGATTGACGATTCTCCGTTACGCCGTTCACAACCAACGATTCATACTAAATACGGTCGTCGTAACGCTATTTATGCGGGTGATTATTTGTTTACATTATATTTTGAATTGATTTCTCGCAATTTAACGTCAAATCTTGATATTTTACGCAATGCACTTAGCATGAAGAAAATTTTAGTTGGTGAACTAGACCAAATGTTGATCAATTTCAACGTTAAGGCAACGACCGAGATGTACTTGCATGAAATCTCTGGTAAAACAGCCGAACTGTTCAGTTTGAGTGCTGCTATGGGTGCAGTTGTCAGTGGTGGAGACCAAGATTTGATTGACCGTTGTAAGGGCATTGGACATGATATCGGAATGGCCTTTCAGATCATTGATGATATTTTAGATTTCAGCAACTCAACACAGACAGGTAAACCAGCACATGAAGATTTGAAAAACGGCGTTTACTCGCTGCCATATATTTTGGGATTGGAAGCGGGGAATGAACAATTGGTCGAGGTGTTATCCAAAGCAGAGCTAACATCGACTGATGATAAAATGGCTACGAATATCGTGGTTGATAATGGATATTTGAATCAGGCGAAAGATATTGCCCGGAGTTATACCAAACGAGCTATTGATGAACTTGATAAACTACCAAAAAATAACAGTCAAAAAGTCTTAAAGGCTGTCGTTAAGCGATTAGTTAATAGAATAAAATAA
- a CDS encoding bacteriocin immunity protein → MNSQKKEAFVGKIDNLLERLDKSTPKDDEQVKSLIQKAYNDINRPEKVSQQFNQVQDAISDLDVSFQRLALSKKYHFSSEQNDVINELRTLSRKSLKDSFIGAINGAVIPH, encoded by the coding sequence ATGAATAGTCAGAAAAAAGAGGCTTTTGTTGGAAAGATAGATAACCTTTTAGAGCGATTGGATAAGTCTACACCTAAAGATGATGAGCAAGTGAAAAGTTTGATTCAAAAAGCATATAATGACATTAATCGCCCCGAAAAAGTTAGTCAACAATTTAATCAGGTTCAGGATGCAATCAGTGATTTGGATGTTTCTTTTCAGAGGTTGGCCTTGAGTAAAAAATATCACTTTAGTTCAGAACAAAACGACGTTATAAATGAATTAAGAACGTTGTCCCGAAAATCGTTGAAAGACAGTTTTATTGGTGCAATTAATGGAGCAGTTATTCCACATTAA
- the cydC gene encoding thiol reductant ABC exporter subunit CydC: MNFFKTFKHDTWVKPYIKQYKGLLITALILGLLTSFCAAALMFTSGYTIDKAATHPVNILLIYVPILLTRAFGIGRPVFKYIERLKSHNWVLRVTSDLRTRLYKTLESDASFFTEHHKTGDIMGLLSEDISHLQNLYLRTIFPAVISYLLTIIGSLALGIFNPSFGFFVFLLLFVEVFIVPLFSVAIESARRAYQKEVKSDLYVQLTDNILGVDDWIISGRKDDFKNLTSKNIHDLDQSKNKSKAFRRNRDFALQLVFAAMVVCFLIFTNLTMTHNQEQANFVAAVVLAVFPLSDAIIPVSQGFEEWPVYKDSILRLNTIKPVPNTLPEQVELKPADFKTLKLDNITFEYNDDSPILIKNFSQTIKRGEKLALLGPSGIGKTTILQLILGDLSPQQGQVKINDLDISQIQVHREQIFSVLNQKPFLFNTTLLNNVRLGNEHKSDAEVKKALERVGLKDLVESLPDKYNTIVGENGSRFSGGEQERIALARILLQDAPIVLLDEPTVGLDPITENDLLETFFDVLKDKTIIWVTHHLQGINHVDHVVFMNSDEIEMEGAPEELYQSNAHFQELYKMDQGL; the protein is encoded by the coding sequence ATGAATTTCTTCAAGACATTCAAACATGATACTTGGGTCAAACCATATATCAAACAATACAAAGGTTTGTTGATCACTGCTTTAATTTTAGGATTATTAACTTCTTTCTGTGCCGCCGCTTTGATGTTCACATCCGGTTATACAATCGATAAAGCCGCCACTCATCCAGTTAATATCTTATTAATTTATGTGCCAATTTTATTAACCCGTGCTTTCGGTATTGGTCGTCCAGTTTTTAAATATATCGAACGTCTCAAAAGCCATAATTGGGTGCTACGTGTTACTTCCGACTTAAGAACCCGTCTCTACAAAACGCTTGAAAGTGACGCTTCATTCTTTACTGAACACCATAAAACTGGTGACATCATGGGACTGCTATCAGAAGATATCAGCCACTTGCAAAATCTTTATTTAAGAACTATTTTTCCAGCAGTTATTTCATATTTACTAACAATCATTGGTTCATTAGCACTAGGTATTTTTAATCCTTCATTTGGCTTTTTCGTCTTCCTATTGCTCTTTGTTGAAGTATTTATCGTTCCATTATTTTCCGTTGCAATTGAAAGTGCCCGTCGTGCCTATCAAAAGGAAGTCAAAAGTGACCTCTATGTTCAATTGACCGATAATATTTTAGGTGTTGACGATTGGATTATTTCCGGTCGAAAAGATGACTTTAAAAATCTTACTTCCAAAAATATTCACGACTTAGATCAATCAAAAAACAAGTCGAAAGCTTTCCGTCGTAACCGTGACTTTGCTTTACAATTAGTCTTCGCAGCTATGGTAGTTTGTTTCCTAATTTTTACTAATCTGACCATGACTCATAATCAGGAACAAGCTAACTTCGTTGCTGCCGTTGTCTTAGCCGTTTTCCCACTATCTGACGCTATTATTCCTGTCAGTCAAGGCTTCGAAGAATGGCCTGTCTATAAAGATTCAATTTTACGACTCAATACTATCAAGCCCGTTCCCAATACCTTACCTGAACAAGTGGAATTAAAGCCGGCTGACTTCAAAACTTTAAAGCTTGATAACATTACTTTCGAATATAACGATGACTCACCAATTTTAATCAAGAATTTTTCGCAAACAATCAAACGTGGTGAAAAATTGGCGCTCTTAGGGCCAAGTGGTATTGGTAAAACTACTATTCTCCAATTGATTTTAGGTGACTTATCGCCCCAACAAGGTCAAGTCAAAATTAATGATCTTGATATTTCACAAATTCAAGTTCATCGTGAACAAATTTTTTCTGTATTGAATCAGAAGCCATTTCTTTTCAATACAACCTTACTTAACAATGTGCGCTTAGGTAACGAACATAAATCAGATGCGGAAGTAAAGAAAGCTCTGGAGCGCGTCGGTTTAAAAGATTTAGTCGAATCATTGCCTGACAAATACAATACAATTGTTGGTGAAAATGGTTCTCGTTTCTCCGGTGGTGAGCAAGAACGGATTGCTTTGGCACGTATCCTCCTTCAGGATGCACCAATCGTCTTACTAGATGAACCTACCGTTGGACTAGATCCAATCACGGAAAACGACTTGCTGGAGACCTTCTTTGACGTTTTGAAAGATAAAACAATTATCTGGGTCACTCATCATTTACAAGGCATCAATCATGTTGACCATGTGGTCTTTATGAATAGTGATGAAATCGAAATGGAAGGTGCACCTGAGGAACTTTATCAAAGTAACGCACATTTCCAAGAACTTTATAAAATGGACCAAGGATTATAG